A region of Reichenbachiella carrageenanivorans DNA encodes the following proteins:
- a CDS encoding Hsp20/alpha crystallin family protein: MSLIKYNPRTLRTFTTNNLFDDLFNDRFFNNDATVGKSFTPQVDISETDKAFELSFAIPGIKKEEIKIDLNEGQLIVSGERKFEEKKDEKNFHTVETRYGSFSRSFHLPDNIDAGKVEAQYENGLLNISIPKDEKKIQKKTIAIK; encoded by the coding sequence ATGTCATTAATAAAGTATAACCCAAGAACCCTTAGAACATTCACTACAAATAATTTGTTTGATGACTTGTTCAACGATCGTTTTTTTAATAACGACGCTACTGTTGGAAAATCGTTTACCCCACAGGTAGATATTTCTGAAACAGACAAAGCCTTTGAGTTGAGCTTTGCTATTCCTGGTATCAAGAAAGAGGAAATTAAAATTGATTTGAATGAAGGTCAGTTGATCGTGAGCGGAGAAAGGAAATTTGAAGAGAAAAAAGACGAGAAAAACTTCCATACCGTTGAAACTAGATATGGTTCTTTCAGCAGATCGTTTCATCTACCAGACAATATAGATGCAGGCAAAGTAGAAGCTCAATATGAAAATGGTCTTTTGAATATCAGCATCCCTAAGGATGAGAAGAAGATACAAAAGAAGACCATTGCCATCAAATAA
- a CDS encoding cysteine desulfurase family protein, which produces MKVYLDNSATTPMDPEVFEAMTPYFMENYGNPSSIHSHGRQARSTIEKSRKKIADLLNTSPAEIFFTSGGTEADNTAILSTIESLGVKRAITSKLEHHAVLHTLEYVAKTKGVDLQYVDLDADGRIDLEHLVSLVQNTSAFVSLMHANNEIGNLNNIPKIGELVKEHGGYFHSDTVQAMGKYVHDLSALKVDFVVGAAHKIYGPKGSGFLYINHETKIAPFIHGGAQERNMRGGTENVAGIVGLAKALEIAYRDMEHNRAYISSLKERMLVGLKDKIIGATFNGLSGNMNESLYSVINVGLPATDENDMLLFSLDIKGVSASGGSACASGSNIGSHVLTALNVDPDRGAIRFSFSKYTKPEEVDYAVAALAELMH; this is translated from the coding sequence ATGAAGGTTTACCTAGATAATTCAGCTACTACTCCTATGGATCCCGAGGTTTTCGAGGCCATGACTCCTTATTTTATGGAAAACTATGGTAACCCCTCGTCGATTCATTCACATGGGAGGCAAGCACGATCTACCATCGAAAAGAGTAGGAAGAAGATCGCTGATTTATTAAACACCTCTCCTGCCGAAATATTTTTTACCTCAGGGGGCACAGAGGCTGATAATACAGCCATTTTGAGTACGATTGAAAGTCTTGGTGTAAAGCGAGCGATTACTTCTAAGTTAGAGCATCATGCTGTCCTGCATACCTTGGAGTATGTTGCTAAAACGAAAGGTGTTGATTTGCAATATGTAGACCTAGATGCTGATGGACGGATAGATTTGGAGCATTTAGTCTCTTTGGTTCAAAATACTTCTGCGTTTGTCAGTCTGATGCATGCCAATAATGAAATTGGCAACCTGAACAATATCCCAAAAATAGGTGAATTAGTAAAAGAACATGGGGGCTATTTTCATTCGGATACCGTTCAGGCTATGGGCAAGTATGTGCACGATTTGTCCGCATTGAAGGTAGATTTTGTAGTAGGGGCAGCACACAAAATCTATGGGCCAAAGGGTTCAGGCTTTTTATATATCAATCATGAAACGAAGATTGCACCATTTATTCACGGTGGAGCACAGGAGCGCAATATGCGTGGAGGCACAGAGAATGTAGCCGGAATCGTGGGCTTAGCCAAGGCATTAGAGATTGCTTATCGTGATATGGAGCACAACCGCGCGTACATTTCTAGCTTGAAAGAAAGAATGCTTGTGGGATTGAAGGATAAAATAATAGGGGCTACTTTCAATGGTCTCTCTGGCAATATGAATGAGAGCCTCTATTCTGTGATCAATGTTGGCTTGCCTGCTACAGATGAAAACGATATGCTGCTTTTCAGTTTGGACATCAAAGGTGTCTCAGCTAGTGGAGGTAGCGCCTGTGCTAGTGGGTCTAATATAGGCTCACATGTGCTTACGGCATTAAATGTAGATCCAGATAGAGGGGCCATCAGATTCTCTTTTTCGAAATATACAAAGCCCGAAGAGGTCGATTATGCCGTAGCCGCTTTGGCTGAATTGATGCATTAG
- the hemH gene encoding ferrochelatase: MAKKGILLVNLGTPDSPSVKDVRKYLREFLMDERVIDIPYLSRWFLVNVVIATFRSPKSAKEYQKLWDERGSPLKYYGEDLTKAVQKQLGKDYQVELAMRYQNPSIKLGLNKLKKAGVNTIKVIPLFPQYASASNGSVIQKVMEIVSSWQVIPKIDFEGPFFDHPKLLEAIAQNAQKLMDQTVYDHFLFSYHGLPERQILKAEISTCQLGDCCNTCKSKNRYCYRAQCFETTRLMAEKLNLPEDKVSTAFQSRLGKDPWIKPYTDEVLTQLAASGNKKVLAFSPAFVADCLETTFEVGKTYQEDFISAGGEQWDLVESLNVHPSWVDCVCDMAKT; encoded by the coding sequence ATGGCTAAAAAAGGAATTCTACTCGTAAACTTGGGCACACCAGACAGCCCATCAGTAAAAGATGTTCGAAAATATCTAAGGGAATTTCTTATGGACGAAAGAGTCATTGACATCCCTTACTTATCACGTTGGTTTTTGGTCAATGTGGTCATTGCTACTTTTCGCAGTCCTAAGTCAGCCAAAGAATACCAAAAACTCTGGGACGAAAGAGGCTCTCCACTGAAATACTATGGAGAAGACCTAACCAAGGCCGTGCAAAAACAGCTCGGCAAAGACTATCAAGTAGAACTAGCCATGCGCTACCAAAACCCATCGATCAAACTGGGGTTGAACAAACTAAAAAAAGCTGGAGTGAACACCATCAAAGTGATTCCACTGTTTCCTCAATATGCCTCTGCGTCTAATGGGTCTGTGATTCAAAAAGTAATGGAGATCGTAAGCAGCTGGCAAGTCATACCTAAAATTGATTTTGAGGGTCCGTTTTTTGACCACCCCAAACTATTGGAGGCCATCGCTCAGAATGCACAAAAACTCATGGATCAAACAGTCTATGACCATTTTCTCTTTAGCTATCATGGATTACCAGAACGGCAAATACTGAAAGCCGAGATCAGTACCTGCCAACTTGGGGATTGTTGCAATACCTGCAAAAGCAAAAATCGCTATTGCTATCGTGCACAATGTTTTGAAACCACTCGACTAATGGCTGAAAAACTCAACCTGCCTGAAGACAAAGTAAGTACAGCCTTTCAATCTCGATTGGGCAAAGATCCTTGGATCAAACCCTATACCGACGAAGTACTTACCCAATTAGCTGCCAGTGGAAATAAAAAAGTACTCGCTTTCTCTCCCGCATTCGTAGCCGATTGTCTGGAGACTACTTTTGAAGTTGGCAAAACCTATCAAGAGGATTTTATATCTGCTGGTGGCGAGCAATGGGATCTGGTAGAAAGCCTTAATGTGCACCCATCATGGGTCGATTGCGTATGCGACATGGCCAAAACCTAA
- a CDS encoding Do family serine endopeptidase: protein MNNRQFFIKMVFASMLGGFVALGGYHMIKDEPVRVIQSGSQPVRFSNYDLDSSAMIVPEGLNFVYAAKAVTPGVVHIRSTFEGAAQASRGSSPFDQYFKEFFGDPHGGQSQQRPSMGTGSGVIISADGYIATNNHVIENATEIEVLLNDNRTYKAEIVGTDPTTDLALLKVEEKGLPFIKVGNSDQVQVGEWVLAVGNPFEFRSTVTAGIISAKGRNINILRNRNNLQIESFLQTDAAVNPGNSGGALVNLRGELVGINTAIATPTGTYAGYSFAVPSNLVNKVLDDLKEFGVVQRALLGINIRDVNSQLAEEEGLNVLEGVYVINVNPNSGADDAGIEKGDVIIAVGGEKVVKTSELQEKVALNRPGDKVKVTLIRDGKEKTVTATLKNTLGTTTTVASSNNMTIQGGTFSDLSKENQEKLGLEGGAKLLKVEAGKWREAGIKEGFIVTRVDKRQIMSVEDLSRALTRTADGSGLLIEGMYEDGEKAYYGIGW, encoded by the coding sequence ATGAATAATAGACAGTTTTTTATAAAGATGGTATTTGCCTCTATGCTGGGGGGCTTCGTAGCACTCGGCGGATACCACATGATCAAAGATGAACCTGTACGAGTAATCCAATCGGGAAGTCAACCCGTAAGATTTTCTAATTACGACTTGGATTCTTCGGCTATGATAGTGCCCGAGGGATTAAATTTCGTGTATGCCGCTAAGGCAGTGACACCAGGTGTCGTACATATTAGAAGCACTTTTGAAGGAGCTGCACAAGCCAGTCGAGGATCGAGCCCTTTTGATCAGTATTTCAAAGAGTTTTTTGGAGACCCACATGGTGGTCAATCACAACAGCGCCCATCTATGGGTACTGGTAGTGGAGTAATTATCAGTGCGGATGGTTACATAGCTACCAATAATCACGTGATAGAAAATGCCACAGAAATAGAGGTGCTGCTCAACGACAATAGGACCTACAAAGCCGAAATCGTAGGCACAGACCCTACCACAGATTTGGCGTTGCTAAAAGTTGAAGAGAAAGGACTGCCTTTCATCAAGGTAGGCAACTCTGATCAGGTACAGGTGGGTGAATGGGTATTGGCAGTAGGCAATCCATTCGAGTTTAGATCTACCGTGACGGCGGGTATTATCAGTGCCAAAGGCCGAAATATTAACATTCTTAGAAACAGAAATAATCTACAAATAGAGTCATTTCTACAAACGGATGCTGCTGTGAACCCAGGCAACTCAGGAGGTGCATTAGTCAACCTGAGGGGCGAATTGGTGGGTATCAATACGGCTATTGCTACCCCTACAGGAACTTATGCTGGATATTCTTTTGCCGTTCCTTCCAATCTGGTTAATAAAGTTTTAGATGATCTCAAAGAATTTGGAGTCGTACAGAGAGCCTTGTTAGGGATTAATATTAGGGATGTCAATTCCCAATTGGCAGAAGAAGAAGGACTCAATGTGCTAGAAGGAGTCTATGTAATCAATGTTAACCCCAACAGTGGAGCAGACGATGCTGGGATCGAAAAAGGTGACGTCATCATAGCCGTAGGTGGAGAGAAAGTTGTCAAAACATCAGAACTGCAAGAAAAAGTAGCTTTGAACCGGCCAGGTGACAAAGTGAAAGTAACCTTGATCAGAGATGGAAAAGAGAAAACTGTGACAGCTACATTGAAAAACACTTTGGGGACTACTACTACTGTGGCATCTTCCAATAATATGACGATACAAGGGGGTACATTTTCCGATCTGTCTAAAGAAAACCAAGAAAAGTTAGGACTTGAAGGAGGAGCTAAGCTACTCAAGGTAGAAGCGGGCAAATGGAGAGAAGCAGGGATCAAAGAAGGTTTTATAGTGACCAGAGTAGACAAGAGGCAGATCATGTCGGTAGAGGATTTGTCTAGAGCACTGACTCGTACAGCTGATGGATCTGGGCTACTGATAGAAGGTATGTACGAAGATGGAGAAAAGGCTTATTATGGCATAGGCTGGTAG